A stretch of Halococcus saccharolyticus DSM 5350 DNA encodes these proteins:
- a CDS encoding ornithine cyclodeaminase family protein produces the protein MVLVLTDAEIDQVLALESLADEVEHALVKQAAGAVERPERPHYPVGEELESDDPLGTGLVMPAYVHGEDYFATKLASIHEGNADRGLPTLHAQIVLADARTGEPVAVLDGTRITNARTGCIGGLAARELASDPVRVGVVGAGAQARWQTRAIAALCDVESVAVYSPSDSKHECVEVLNEEGIPASAAESAADAVRDVDVVVTATTSTDPVFPADALAPGTLVVAIGAYESGIQEVEPAVFDRAARVFADVPEEVATIGDLAATSLTAADLVPMAALFEDGSAGRKSAEEIVVVESVGSAVFDVAAATAIYETAREEGLGTDLAL, from the coding sequence ATGGTCCTGGTTCTCACCGACGCCGAGATCGACCAGGTGCTCGCCCTCGAATCGCTCGCCGACGAGGTCGAGCACGCGCTCGTCAAGCAGGCCGCGGGGGCGGTCGAACGCCCGGAACGCCCCCACTACCCGGTCGGCGAAGAACTCGAATCCGACGACCCCCTCGGAACGGGGCTCGTCATGCCCGCGTACGTCCACGGCGAGGACTACTTCGCGACGAAGCTCGCCAGCATCCACGAGGGCAACGCCGACCGCGGGCTGCCGACGCTCCACGCCCAGATCGTGCTCGCCGACGCCCGCACCGGCGAGCCCGTCGCCGTCCTCGATGGGACGCGGATCACCAACGCCCGAACCGGCTGCATCGGCGGCCTCGCGGCCCGCGAGCTCGCGTCCGATCCCGTGCGGGTCGGCGTCGTCGGTGCGGGCGCGCAGGCCAGGTGGCAGACGAGGGCCATCGCTGCACTGTGCGACGTCGAGAGCGTCGCGGTCTACTCGCCAAGCGACTCGAAACACGAGTGCGTCGAGGTCCTCAACGAGGAGGGAATCCCGGCGAGCGCCGCCGAATCGGCCGCCGACGCCGTTCGCGACGTGGACGTGGTCGTGACGGCGACCACCAGCACCGACCCGGTGTTCCCGGCCGACGCGCTCGCGCCTGGCACGCTCGTGGTGGCGATCGGAGCGTACGAGTCGGGGATACAGGAGGTCGAACCTGCGGTGTTCGACCGTGCGGCGCGCGTGTTCGCGGACGTGCCCGAAGAAGTGGCGACGATCGGCGATCTCGCCGCAACGTCGCTGACCGCCGCCGATCTCGTCCCGATGGCGGCGCTGTTCGAGGACGGTAGCGCAGGACGGAAATCGGCCGAGGAGATCGTCGTGGTCGAGAGCGTCGGGTCGGCGGTGTTTGACGTCGCCGCAGCCACGGCAATCTACGAGACCGCGAGAGAGGAGGGACTCGGCACCGATCTCGCGCTGTGA